TTCAGGCCAAGACTCTACGTCTCTTCCATCTATCGACCAAGCCTCTAGTTCGGTGATGGATCCATTGCTTTCCCATAGCGTGATTCCCACCATGCCGGTTTCTGTGTCCCCACCTTGGAAGTCTGCTAAAATCGAACTTTCTTTTTCTCTTTTAGCTCCAGACGTGAACATTACAGTTGGGCAAGATCCGCATCCACATCGTCCAAGGACTTGAAGCGAATCTAGTTCTTTCTCTCGTTCTGGTTGAGTTTCAGAGATCAGCTTTCGGAGAATCGCTCTTTCCGATTCGGAAAGTTCACGATTGATGGGAATGCTGTAGGGAAACGTATTCAATTTTCTATTTCGTCCAACGTAGGTGATAGACGCCCGACCTGAGAGGTTAAGCGTGCAAGTGATTATAAGTATTTTCAGGCGGGTTACTCGGGTTGTCTACTCACCCTGGTTCTAAAATTTTTTGGAGAGGCCATGGTTTTTATATGTGATTCTTTTAATTTTCTCTTCTTCTCTTGAAGTAGTTAAAGATCAAGAGGAGGCCTATTATGGCAAGCAGGACTCCATGTATTCTTACGTGAATTCCTTCTTCAATTGCGCCTGGAGATTTCCTTGAGTGAACCCAGCCGTTTATCGCGAAAATCGTTCCACTGAGTGCAAGAAGTGCACCGAATGATAATGCGAGTAATGTGGGCTTATCTTTCATTCGTAGAACGTGGAGCACTATCGCGCCTGTAGCGCGGAGCGCGAAAGGAGTTGATAGCTGCGTCTGGATCTATGCTCCATTTGGTCAGTTGGTTGTGGTTGCATCATCGGTGATTCCGTCTCCTTCTAGAATCCGGAAAACAGAGAAGCTATAATTTCAAAAATCATAGCAACCCCCTCGACGACTAACTCCATTATGGCTGCTAGGATTTCTAAGAAGCCATCCGCGCTTTCAGTAAATGCTGGCCCGACGATTGACGCTAGCGCAGCAGCGTAGACAGCCATGAATACGAAAGTAAGCTCGAAGATCAAAACCAAGATCGTGGTAATCAGAATCGTGAATACTCCTAAAGCGGCAAAAGCCCTTTGGATAGTCCCGTGCTTTCGCTTCTTTTGTTCTTCATTCATTTTTCTGTAGATCGTAGAGAGGAGTCGATGCGAGGCCAAGCGATTTAGCTCATCACGAGCGCGTGAACTCGCATTGACTCGCTCGACTGGTTCTAACCAGCCCTTCAGTCGGTTGAGATTTCAGTTTCAACATAGAGATGACATTCATCGCATACAAGGAATAGAATATTTCCTTCAAAGCCTGTTGGTCCCATCCACTTCTTTTTCATTTTCTTTCCGCATTTCGAACAACTCGCACTGGGTAATAGAGTGAATTTCAACTTCGACAGTATGGCGCTCTTTTTCTCCTCGATTCTCTCTGTTTCCTTTTCATCCAGATAATAGAGCAGTTCTGGGTATTCAGGATGATTGAGAGTCTTCATTTCTTTTCTTAGAACAGTGTTATCTCTCAAACTCAGTTTGAGATAACCCGGAGGGGTTGGAGGGTTGAGTCGTGACGTTTTTCACGGATTTCGGCGTGTGCTTGAGGATTGTAAAGCTCTCGTATCAGGCAAGATGTGGAGCCTTGACCTTATCGGAGCAAAGCGAGAATCTGGTCCGATAGCAAGCTCGATCTTCCGGCAAATACACAACTCAGGGAGCGGTTCCCGGGATGAGTTGAGGATATGACGGAAAGTAACAATGATTGAAAGGGCTGATTCGATTTCGTAAGATCCTATTACTTAGTGGAATAAGAATTACTTTGAGCCGGTCAGAAGTGGCATGGCGCCCGGAAAGTACTCAACTCAGGCGATTTACCGGTGGACTTTAAGTGAAATTATGTTCACTATCTCTAAATTATGAATAAACTTCATTTCCCTCGATGGGCCGAGGTGCTGGAGCAAAGCAACCTGCCTGAATCGGAGCGAGGTAGTTTTCGGGTGACCTTGCGTTGGTATTTGAGCTGGTGTCATCGACATTCCGTAGGATGTACATTCGATTCCGCTCGGGAATTCGTGAAGTGGGCGTGCGAGGAAAAAAATCCAAGTTATTGGATGGTAGAACGTTGGCGTGAAGCAATTCGGTGGTTTTTCCGGACCGGTAAACAACAAGCGAGTGGAGAGTGCCCTCAGAAATCGTCCAATGCTTCTGGCTGGTGTAAATATCCGGGAACTTTTCCCGCTAACGACACCGATGCGGAAAGGGTTGTGTCTACGAATAATGATGAGAAAGAGATCCTGGCTTTGATGCGAAGACGCGGAATGGCGTTGAAGACGGAGCGAACGTACCTGCGCTGGTTTCGGGATTTTTCGCACTGGAGCCATTTGACTTGCGGTCGGGAGATAAGCCCAGAGCAGATAAAGGGCTACCTAACTTTTTTGGCGATGGACCGACTTGTTGCCTCCTCGACGCAGAAGCAGGCGCTCAATGCACTCGCGTTTGTGGCTCAGAGTGTTTTCGAAATTGATCTTGGCGATATCAGCGACTTCTGCCGTGCGAAAAGTCGGAAGAAGATTCCGGTGGTGATGAGCAAAGATGAAATGCGAGCGTTTTTCTCCAAGCTGAGCGGCGAACGTCTGTTGATGGGAAAACTTCAGTATTCGGCGGGGCTTCGAGTCTCGGAACTTTTACGCCTTCGGGTGCAAGATATGGACCTGGAACGAAACCAGCTGGTAGTGCGTTGTGGAAAAGGAGGCAAGGACCGAGTCGCCCCGATGTCCGAGCGACTGATTGACGAAGTTCGTGGGCATTTGAGGAAGGTTCGCGATATTTTCGAAGAAGATCTGAAACGAACCGACTTGGATGGAGTCTATTTACCGGAGGCATTGGCCCGGCGGCACTCGAATGCGGGAAAGGATTGGCGTTGGCAGTGGCTTTGGCCGAGCCGCGAGATTTCGAATGATCCCCGCAGCGGAAAGCGAAGGCGGCACCATGTCTTACCCCAAGTTTATCAGGGGGCGATTTCACAGGCGGGAAAACGTGCAGACCTGAACAAGCGCGTGACCAGTCACACCCTGCGGCATTCGTTCGCAACGCACCTGCTCGAA
The nucleotide sequence above comes from Puniceicoccus vermicola. Encoded proteins:
- a CDS encoding integron integrase, which translates into the protein MNKLHFPRWAEVLEQSNLPESERGSFRVTLRWYLSWCHRHSVGCTFDSAREFVKWACEEKNPSYWMVERWREAIRWFFRTGKQQASGECPQKSSNASGWCKYPGTFPANDTDAERVVSTNNDEKEILALMRRRGMALKTERTYLRWFRDFSHWSHLTCGREISPEQIKGYLTFLAMDRLVASSTQKQALNALAFVAQSVFEIDLGDISDFCRAKSRKKIPVVMSKDEMRAFFSKLSGERLLMGKLQYSAGLRVSELLRLRVQDMDLERNQLVVRCGKGGKDRVAPMSERLIDEVRGHLRKVRDIFEEDLKRTDLDGVYLPEALARRHSNAGKDWRWQWLWPSREISNDPRSGKRRRHHVLPQVYQGAISQAGKRADLNKRVTSHTLRHSFATHLLEGGTDIRTVQDLLGHKSVETTQIYLHVMQKPGAGVRSPLDSL